The Xiphophorus couchianus chromosome 14, X_couchianus-1.0, whole genome shotgun sequence genome includes a region encoding these proteins:
- the LOC114157452 gene encoding piggyBac transposable element-derived protein 4-like isoform X2 encodes MKLLDFLRYNCSSNWSNDVASKQELTLAKISSTAMARRKMSDVEALEEMFRSDVELEDSSDSWWDSDEEEEPDTADRLDLGDVQVKAEPSSSDGAEPPPTSHDSSSSLSGDRAGEADEDYVPPVPLRSSGRGRAPAPKRTTTTHKKARKRQKVSSSAHQQQGEDCWHTREELDTEPGCPLFTPKKDPGPQIDSTKSWSPLSLFKLFFSAYTIREIIKNTNENAQRLLAAGKKFKWSPLTVDDFYKFLAIIIFSGLVQVPSKPDFWRTKWPYNFPFPRSCMTRDRFESILWSLHLSNIKKDEENEQKKGTPHYDRLFKLKPLYDDIRVACKTHFQPMREICIDERMVASKARIDFKQFMRDKPTRFGYKLFVLADSRTGYTWNFFIYQGKSAVVREEGLGTTSVMDLMDFGLLGKGYHLYVDNFYSSPYLFQKLASNSTAACGTIRGNLVGFPKTTLNNLLRSAQRGEMRWIRKDGLLFIKWKDTKEVTVCSTFHKSFSGATVKRRVKEAGHWVMKDISVPDSVKDYNKFMGGVDLSDALIQYYSVRNKTMKWYKTFFYHFIDISVVNSFIMFKMLAEKREEKAISQRQFREKLMEELILESKGETACPQPSTSFSAQPGAFKCPGSVPRYFGGTAEEKRRICVWCKQNGSKRKTPLYCPKCNVALCLQPDRNCFEDYHKKL; translated from the exons ATGAAGCTGCTGGACTTTCTCCGCTATAACTGCTCATCTAACTG gAGTAATGATGTGGCAtcaaa GCAGGAGCTAACTCTAGCAAAAATTAGCTCAACTGCAATGGCGCGGAGGAAGATGTCAGATGTGGAGGCGCTGGAAGAAATGTTTCGGAGCGATGTTGAGCTGGAAGACTCTTCTGATAGCTGGTGGGATTCGGACGAGGAGGAAGAGCCGGACACAGCTGACAGACTTGATCTCGGTGATGT tcaAGTGAAAGCCGAACCATCAAGCTCAGATGGAGCTGAACCTCCCCCCACCTCTCATGATTCTTCATCTTCTTTGAG TGGAGATCGTGCAGGAGAGGCTGATGAAGACTATGTTCCACCAGTTCCTTTGAGGTCTTCAGGGCGTGGAAGAGCTCCAGCcccaaaaagaacaacaaccacacacaaaaaGGCAAGGAAACGACAGAAAGTCAGCTCCTCAGCGCACCAACAACAAGGCGAGGATTGTTGGCACACTAGAGAGGAACTTGATACGGAGCCCGGATGTCCATTATTTACTCCAAAGAAAGACCCAGGACCTCAGATTGACTCTACAAAAAGTTGGTCACCCCTGAGCTTATTCAAGCTTTTCTTTAGTGCCTACACCATTCgggaaataatcaaaaacacaaatgaaaatgcaCAGCGTTTACTtgcagctggaaaaaaattcaaatggtCACCTTTGACAGTGGAcgatttttacaaatttttagCCATAATTATATTCAGTGGACTGGTACAAGTACCTTCAAAGCCAGACTTCTGGCGAACAAAATGGCCATATAATTTTCCATTTCCACGTAGCTGCATGACCCGTGACAGATTTGAGTCCATCCTTTGGTCCCTTCACCTGTCCAACAtcaaaaaagatgaagaaaatgagcaaaaaaaggGAACTCCTCACTATGATCGGCTATTCAAACTGAAACCACTTTATGACGACATCAGAGTTGCCTGCAAGACTCATTTTCAACCAATGCGAGAAATATGCATTGATGAACGGATGGTGGCCAGTAAAGCACGAATTGACTTTAAGCAATTTATGAGGGACAAGCCTACCAGGTTTGGGTataaactgtttgttttggCTGATTCCAGGACTGGTTATACTTGGAATTTTTTCATTTACCAGGGGAAGTCTGCTGTTGTTCGGGAAGAAGGTCTCGGCACCACATCAGTAATGGACCTCATGGATTTTGGACTTTTAGGAAAGGGCTACCATTTATATGTGGACAATTTCTACAGTAGTCCTTACCTATTTCAAAAACTGGCTTCAAACAGCACTGCTGCATGTGGCACCATCCGGGGAAATCTTGTGGGATTCCCCAAAACAACACTGAACAACCTTCTAAGATCTGCACAGAGGGGAGAGATGCGGTGGATCAGAAAAGACGGACTCCTATTTATCAAGTGGAAGGACACCAAGGAGGTGACGGTCTGCAGCACCTTCCACAAATCTTTCAGTGGAGCAACTGTAAAGAGGAGAGTCAAAGAGGCAGGGCACTGGGTAATGAAAGATATTTCCGTTCCTGACTCTGTGAAAGATTACAATAAATTTATGGGAGGAGTTGATCTGTCTGATGCCCTGATCCAATActactcagtcagaaacaagaCAATGAAGTGgtataagacttttttttaccattttattgacatttctgTTGTAAATAGTTTCATTATGTTCAAAATGCTTGcagaaaaaagagaggaaaaggcCATTTCCCAACGGCAATTCAGAGAGAAACTCATGGAGGAGCTCATACTGGAGTCCAAAGGAGAAACGGCTTGTCCTCAACCAAGCACATCATTTTCGGCTCAACCCGGTGCATTCAAATGCCCTGGGTCAGTTCCCAGATACTTTGGGGGAACAGCAGAGGAAAAGCGAAGGATTTGTGTGTGGTGCAAGCAGAATGGCAGTAAGAGAAAAACACCACTGTACTGTCCCAAATGTAACGTTGCCCTCTGTCTTCAGCCAGACAGAAATTGCTTTGAGGACTACCACAAAAAGTtgtag
- the LOC114157452 gene encoding piggyBac transposable element-derived protein 4-like isoform X3, whose translation MMWHQSSCCSENLQELTLAKISSTAMARRKMSDVEALEEMFRSDVELEDSSDSWWDSDEEEEPDTADRLDLGDVQVKAEPSSSDGAEPPPTSHDSSSSLSGDRAGEADEDYVPPVPLRSSGRGRAPAPKRTTTTHKKARKRQKVSSSAHQQQGEDCWHTREELDTEPGCPLFTPKKDPGPQIDSTKSWSPLSLFKLFFSAYTIREIIKNTNENAQRLLAAGKKFKWSPLTVDDFYKFLAIIIFSGLVQVPSKPDFWRTKWPYNFPFPRSCMTRDRFESILWSLHLSNIKKDEENEQKKGTPHYDRLFKLKPLYDDIRVACKTHFQPMREICIDERMVASKARIDFKQFMRDKPTRFGYKLFVLADSRTGYTWNFFIYQGKSAVVREEGLGTTSVMDLMDFGLLGKGYHLYVDNFYSSPYLFQKLASNSTAACGTIRGNLVGFPKTTLNNLLRSAQRGEMRWIRKDGLLFIKWKDTKEVTVCSTFHKSFSGATVKRRVKEAGHWVMKDISVPDSVKDYNKFMGGVDLSDALIQYYSVRNKTMKWYKTFFYHFIDISVVNSFIMFKMLAEKREEKAISQRQFREKLMEELILESKGETACPQPSTSFSAQPGAFKCPGSVPRYFGGTAEEKRRICVWCKQNGSKRKTPLYCPKCNVALCLQPDRNCFEDYHKKL comes from the exons ATGATGTGGCAtcaaagcagctgctgcagtgaAAACCTTCAG GAGCTAACTCTAGCAAAAATTAGCTCAACTGCAATGGCGCGGAGGAAGATGTCAGATGTGGAGGCGCTGGAAGAAATGTTTCGGAGCGATGTTGAGCTGGAAGACTCTTCTGATAGCTGGTGGGATTCGGACGAGGAGGAAGAGCCGGACACAGCTGACAGACTTGATCTCGGTGATGT tcaAGTGAAAGCCGAACCATCAAGCTCAGATGGAGCTGAACCTCCCCCCACCTCTCATGATTCTTCATCTTCTTTGAG TGGAGATCGTGCAGGAGAGGCTGATGAAGACTATGTTCCACCAGTTCCTTTGAGGTCTTCAGGGCGTGGAAGAGCTCCAGCcccaaaaagaacaacaaccacacacaaaaaGGCAAGGAAACGACAGAAAGTCAGCTCCTCAGCGCACCAACAACAAGGCGAGGATTGTTGGCACACTAGAGAGGAACTTGATACGGAGCCCGGATGTCCATTATTTACTCCAAAGAAAGACCCAGGACCTCAGATTGACTCTACAAAAAGTTGGTCACCCCTGAGCTTATTCAAGCTTTTCTTTAGTGCCTACACCATTCgggaaataatcaaaaacacaaatgaaaatgcaCAGCGTTTACTtgcagctggaaaaaaattcaaatggtCACCTTTGACAGTGGAcgatttttacaaatttttagCCATAATTATATTCAGTGGACTGGTACAAGTACCTTCAAAGCCAGACTTCTGGCGAACAAAATGGCCATATAATTTTCCATTTCCACGTAGCTGCATGACCCGTGACAGATTTGAGTCCATCCTTTGGTCCCTTCACCTGTCCAACAtcaaaaaagatgaagaaaatgagcaaaaaaaggGAACTCCTCACTATGATCGGCTATTCAAACTGAAACCACTTTATGACGACATCAGAGTTGCCTGCAAGACTCATTTTCAACCAATGCGAGAAATATGCATTGATGAACGGATGGTGGCCAGTAAAGCACGAATTGACTTTAAGCAATTTATGAGGGACAAGCCTACCAGGTTTGGGTataaactgtttgttttggCTGATTCCAGGACTGGTTATACTTGGAATTTTTTCATTTACCAGGGGAAGTCTGCTGTTGTTCGGGAAGAAGGTCTCGGCACCACATCAGTAATGGACCTCATGGATTTTGGACTTTTAGGAAAGGGCTACCATTTATATGTGGACAATTTCTACAGTAGTCCTTACCTATTTCAAAAACTGGCTTCAAACAGCACTGCTGCATGTGGCACCATCCGGGGAAATCTTGTGGGATTCCCCAAAACAACACTGAACAACCTTCTAAGATCTGCACAGAGGGGAGAGATGCGGTGGATCAGAAAAGACGGACTCCTATTTATCAAGTGGAAGGACACCAAGGAGGTGACGGTCTGCAGCACCTTCCACAAATCTTTCAGTGGAGCAACTGTAAAGAGGAGAGTCAAAGAGGCAGGGCACTGGGTAATGAAAGATATTTCCGTTCCTGACTCTGTGAAAGATTACAATAAATTTATGGGAGGAGTTGATCTGTCTGATGCCCTGATCCAATActactcagtcagaaacaagaCAATGAAGTGgtataagacttttttttaccattttattgacatttctgTTGTAAATAGTTTCATTATGTTCAAAATGCTTGcagaaaaaagagaggaaaaggcCATTTCCCAACGGCAATTCAGAGAGAAACTCATGGAGGAGCTCATACTGGAGTCCAAAGGAGAAACGGCTTGTCCTCAACCAAGCACATCATTTTCGGCTCAACCCGGTGCATTCAAATGCCCTGGGTCAGTTCCCAGATACTTTGGGGGAACAGCAGAGGAAAAGCGAAGGATTTGTGTGTGGTGCAAGCAGAATGGCAGTAAGAGAAAAACACCACTGTACTGTCCCAAATGTAACGTTGCCCTCTGTCTTCAGCCAGACAGAAATTGCTTTGAGGACTACCACAAAAAGTtgtag
- the LOC114157452 gene encoding piggyBac transposable element-derived protein 4-like isoform X6, producing the protein MKLLDFLRYNCSSNWSNDVASKQELTLAKISSTAMARRKMSDVEALEEMFRSDVELEDSSDSWWDSDEEEEPDTADRLDLGDVQVKAEPSSSDGAEPPPTSHDSSSSLSGDRAGEADEDYVPPVPLRSSGRGRAPAPKRTTTTHKKARKRQKVSSSAHQQQGEDCWHTREELDTEPGCPLFTPKKDPGPQIDSTKSWSPLSLFKLFFSAYTIREIIKNTNENAQRLLAAGKKFKWSPLTVDDFYKFLAIIIFSGLVQVPSKPDFWRTKWPYNFPFPRSCMTRDRFESILWSLHLSNIKKDEENEQKKGTPHYDRLFKLKPLYDDIRVACKTHFQPMREICIDERMVASKARIDFKQFMRDKPTRFGYKLFVLADSRTGYTWNFFIYQGKSAVVREEGLGTTSVMDLMDFGLLGKGYHLYVDNFYSSPYLFQKLASNSTAACGTIRGNLVGFPKTTLNNLLRSAQRGEMRWIRKDGLLFIKWKDTKEVTVCSTFHKSFSGATVKRRVKEAGHWVMKDISVPDSVKDYNKFMGGVDLSDALIQYYSVRNKTMK; encoded by the exons ATGAAGCTGCTGGACTTTCTCCGCTATAACTGCTCATCTAACTG gAGTAATGATGTGGCAtcaaagcag GAGCTAACTCTAGCAAAAATTAGCTCAACTGCAATGGCGCGGAGGAAGATGTCAGATGTGGAGGCGCTGGAAGAAATGTTTCGGAGCGATGTTGAGCTGGAAGACTCTTCTGATAGCTGGTGGGATTCGGACGAGGAGGAAGAGCCGGACACAGCTGACAGACTTGATCTCGGTGATGT tcaAGTGAAAGCCGAACCATCAAGCTCAGATGGAGCTGAACCTCCCCCCACCTCTCATGATTCTTCATCTTCTTTGAG TGGAGATCGTGCAGGAGAGGCTGATGAAGACTATGTTCCACCAGTTCCTTTGAGGTCTTCAGGGCGTGGAAGAGCTCCAGCcccaaaaagaacaacaaccacacacaaaaaGGCAAGGAAACGACAGAAAGTCAGCTCCTCAGCGCACCAACAACAAGGCGAGGATTGTTGGCACACTAGAGAGGAACTTGATACGGAGCCCGGATGTCCATTATTTACTCCAAAGAAAGACCCAGGACCTCAGATTGACTCTACAAAAAGTTGGTCACCCCTGAGCTTATTCAAGCTTTTCTTTAGTGCCTACACCATTCgggaaataatcaaaaacacaaatgaaaatgcaCAGCGTTTACTtgcagctggaaaaaaattcaaatggtCACCTTTGACAGTGGAcgatttttacaaatttttagCCATAATTATATTCAGTGGACTGGTACAAGTACCTTCAAAGCCAGACTTCTGGCGAACAAAATGGCCATATAATTTTCCATTTCCACGTAGCTGCATGACCCGTGACAGATTTGAGTCCATCCTTTGGTCCCTTCACCTGTCCAACAtcaaaaaagatgaagaaaatgagcaaaaaaaggGAACTCCTCACTATGATCGGCTATTCAAACTGAAACCACTTTATGACGACATCAGAGTTGCCTGCAAGACTCATTTTCAACCAATGCGAGAAATATGCATTGATGAACGGATGGTGGCCAGTAAAGCACGAATTGACTTTAAGCAATTTATGAGGGACAAGCCTACCAGGTTTGGGTataaactgtttgttttggCTGATTCCAGGACTGGTTATACTTGGAATTTTTTCATTTACCAGGGGAAGTCTGCTGTTGTTCGGGAAGAAGGTCTCGGCACCACATCAGTAATGGACCTCATGGATTTTGGACTTTTAGGAAAGGGCTACCATTTATATGTGGACAATTTCTACAGTAGTCCTTACCTATTTCAAAAACTGGCTTCAAACAGCACTGCTGCATGTGGCACCATCCGGGGAAATCTTGTGGGATTCCCCAAAACAACACTGAACAACCTTCTAAGATCTGCACAGAGGGGAGAGATGCGGTGGATCAGAAAAGACGGACTCCTATTTATCAAGTGGAAGGACACCAAGGAGGTGACGGTCTGCAGCACCTTCCACAAATCTTTCAGTGGAGCAACTGTAAAGAGGAGAGTCAAAGAGGCAGGGCACTGGGTAATGAAAGATATTTCCGTTCCTGACTCTGTGAAAGATTACAATAAATTTATGGGAGGAGTTGATCTGTCTGATGCCCTGATCCAATActactcagtcagaaacaagaCAATGAAGTG a
- the LOC114157452 gene encoding piggyBac transposable element-derived protein 4-like isoform X4, with product MMQELTLAKISSTAMARRKMSDVEALEEMFRSDVELEDSSDSWWDSDEEEEPDTADRLDLGDVQVKAEPSSSDGAEPPPTSHDSSSSLSGDRAGEADEDYVPPVPLRSSGRGRAPAPKRTTTTHKKARKRQKVSSSAHQQQGEDCWHTREELDTEPGCPLFTPKKDPGPQIDSTKSWSPLSLFKLFFSAYTIREIIKNTNENAQRLLAAGKKFKWSPLTVDDFYKFLAIIIFSGLVQVPSKPDFWRTKWPYNFPFPRSCMTRDRFESILWSLHLSNIKKDEENEQKKGTPHYDRLFKLKPLYDDIRVACKTHFQPMREICIDERMVASKARIDFKQFMRDKPTRFGYKLFVLADSRTGYTWNFFIYQGKSAVVREEGLGTTSVMDLMDFGLLGKGYHLYVDNFYSSPYLFQKLASNSTAACGTIRGNLVGFPKTTLNNLLRSAQRGEMRWIRKDGLLFIKWKDTKEVTVCSTFHKSFSGATVKRRVKEAGHWVMKDISVPDSVKDYNKFMGGVDLSDALIQYYSVRNKTMKWYKTFFYHFIDISVVNSFIMFKMLAEKREEKAISQRQFREKLMEELILESKGETACPQPSTSFSAQPGAFKCPGSVPRYFGGTAEEKRRICVWCKQNGSKRKTPLYCPKCNVALCLQPDRNCFEDYHKKL from the exons ATGATGCAGGAGCTAACTCTAGCAAAAATTAGCTCAACTGCAATGGCGCGGAGGAAGATGTCAGATGTGGAGGCGCTGGAAGAAATGTTTCGGAGCGATGTTGAGCTGGAAGACTCTTCTGATAGCTGGTGGGATTCGGACGAGGAGGAAGAGCCGGACACAGCTGACAGACTTGATCTCGGTGATGT tcaAGTGAAAGCCGAACCATCAAGCTCAGATGGAGCTGAACCTCCCCCCACCTCTCATGATTCTTCATCTTCTTTGAG TGGAGATCGTGCAGGAGAGGCTGATGAAGACTATGTTCCACCAGTTCCTTTGAGGTCTTCAGGGCGTGGAAGAGCTCCAGCcccaaaaagaacaacaaccacacacaaaaaGGCAAGGAAACGACAGAAAGTCAGCTCCTCAGCGCACCAACAACAAGGCGAGGATTGTTGGCACACTAGAGAGGAACTTGATACGGAGCCCGGATGTCCATTATTTACTCCAAAGAAAGACCCAGGACCTCAGATTGACTCTACAAAAAGTTGGTCACCCCTGAGCTTATTCAAGCTTTTCTTTAGTGCCTACACCATTCgggaaataatcaaaaacacaaatgaaaatgcaCAGCGTTTACTtgcagctggaaaaaaattcaaatggtCACCTTTGACAGTGGAcgatttttacaaatttttagCCATAATTATATTCAGTGGACTGGTACAAGTACCTTCAAAGCCAGACTTCTGGCGAACAAAATGGCCATATAATTTTCCATTTCCACGTAGCTGCATGACCCGTGACAGATTTGAGTCCATCCTTTGGTCCCTTCACCTGTCCAACAtcaaaaaagatgaagaaaatgagcaaaaaaaggGAACTCCTCACTATGATCGGCTATTCAAACTGAAACCACTTTATGACGACATCAGAGTTGCCTGCAAGACTCATTTTCAACCAATGCGAGAAATATGCATTGATGAACGGATGGTGGCCAGTAAAGCACGAATTGACTTTAAGCAATTTATGAGGGACAAGCCTACCAGGTTTGGGTataaactgtttgttttggCTGATTCCAGGACTGGTTATACTTGGAATTTTTTCATTTACCAGGGGAAGTCTGCTGTTGTTCGGGAAGAAGGTCTCGGCACCACATCAGTAATGGACCTCATGGATTTTGGACTTTTAGGAAAGGGCTACCATTTATATGTGGACAATTTCTACAGTAGTCCTTACCTATTTCAAAAACTGGCTTCAAACAGCACTGCTGCATGTGGCACCATCCGGGGAAATCTTGTGGGATTCCCCAAAACAACACTGAACAACCTTCTAAGATCTGCACAGAGGGGAGAGATGCGGTGGATCAGAAAAGACGGACTCCTATTTATCAAGTGGAAGGACACCAAGGAGGTGACGGTCTGCAGCACCTTCCACAAATCTTTCAGTGGAGCAACTGTAAAGAGGAGAGTCAAAGAGGCAGGGCACTGGGTAATGAAAGATATTTCCGTTCCTGACTCTGTGAAAGATTACAATAAATTTATGGGAGGAGTTGATCTGTCTGATGCCCTGATCCAATActactcagtcagaaacaagaCAATGAAGTGgtataagacttttttttaccattttattgacatttctgTTGTAAATAGTTTCATTATGTTCAAAATGCTTGcagaaaaaagagaggaaaaggcCATTTCCCAACGGCAATTCAGAGAGAAACTCATGGAGGAGCTCATACTGGAGTCCAAAGGAGAAACGGCTTGTCCTCAACCAAGCACATCATTTTCGGCTCAACCCGGTGCATTCAAATGCCCTGGGTCAGTTCCCAGATACTTTGGGGGAACAGCAGAGGAAAAGCGAAGGATTTGTGTGTGGTGCAAGCAGAATGGCAGTAAGAGAAAAACACCACTGTACTGTCCCAAATGTAACGTTGCCCTCTGTCTTCAGCCAGACAGAAATTGCTTTGAGGACTACCACAAAAAGTtgtag
- the LOC114157452 gene encoding piggyBac transposable element-derived protein 4-like isoform X5, which produces MARRKMSDVEALEEMFRSDVELEDSSDSWWDSDEEEEPDTADRLDLGDVQVKAEPSSSDGAEPPPTSHDSSSSLSGDRAGEADEDYVPPVPLRSSGRGRAPAPKRTTTTHKKARKRQKVSSSAHQQQGEDCWHTREELDTEPGCPLFTPKKDPGPQIDSTKSWSPLSLFKLFFSAYTIREIIKNTNENAQRLLAAGKKFKWSPLTVDDFYKFLAIIIFSGLVQVPSKPDFWRTKWPYNFPFPRSCMTRDRFESILWSLHLSNIKKDEENEQKKGTPHYDRLFKLKPLYDDIRVACKTHFQPMREICIDERMVASKARIDFKQFMRDKPTRFGYKLFVLADSRTGYTWNFFIYQGKSAVVREEGLGTTSVMDLMDFGLLGKGYHLYVDNFYSSPYLFQKLASNSTAACGTIRGNLVGFPKTTLNNLLRSAQRGEMRWIRKDGLLFIKWKDTKEVTVCSTFHKSFSGATVKRRVKEAGHWVMKDISVPDSVKDYNKFMGGVDLSDALIQYYSVRNKTMKWYKTFFYHFIDISVVNSFIMFKMLAEKREEKAISQRQFREKLMEELILESKGETACPQPSTSFSAQPGAFKCPGSVPRYFGGTAEEKRRICVWCKQNGSKRKTPLYCPKCNVALCLQPDRNCFEDYHKKL; this is translated from the exons ATGGCGCGGAGGAAGATGTCAGATGTGGAGGCGCTGGAAGAAATGTTTCGGAGCGATGTTGAGCTGGAAGACTCTTCTGATAGCTGGTGGGATTCGGACGAGGAGGAAGAGCCGGACACAGCTGACAGACTTGATCTCGGTGATGT tcaAGTGAAAGCCGAACCATCAAGCTCAGATGGAGCTGAACCTCCCCCCACCTCTCATGATTCTTCATCTTCTTTGAG TGGAGATCGTGCAGGAGAGGCTGATGAAGACTATGTTCCACCAGTTCCTTTGAGGTCTTCAGGGCGTGGAAGAGCTCCAGCcccaaaaagaacaacaaccacacacaaaaaGGCAAGGAAACGACAGAAAGTCAGCTCCTCAGCGCACCAACAACAAGGCGAGGATTGTTGGCACACTAGAGAGGAACTTGATACGGAGCCCGGATGTCCATTATTTACTCCAAAGAAAGACCCAGGACCTCAGATTGACTCTACAAAAAGTTGGTCACCCCTGAGCTTATTCAAGCTTTTCTTTAGTGCCTACACCATTCgggaaataatcaaaaacacaaatgaaaatgcaCAGCGTTTACTtgcagctggaaaaaaattcaaatggtCACCTTTGACAGTGGAcgatttttacaaatttttagCCATAATTATATTCAGTGGACTGGTACAAGTACCTTCAAAGCCAGACTTCTGGCGAACAAAATGGCCATATAATTTTCCATTTCCACGTAGCTGCATGACCCGTGACAGATTTGAGTCCATCCTTTGGTCCCTTCACCTGTCCAACAtcaaaaaagatgaagaaaatgagcaaaaaaaggGAACTCCTCACTATGATCGGCTATTCAAACTGAAACCACTTTATGACGACATCAGAGTTGCCTGCAAGACTCATTTTCAACCAATGCGAGAAATATGCATTGATGAACGGATGGTGGCCAGTAAAGCACGAATTGACTTTAAGCAATTTATGAGGGACAAGCCTACCAGGTTTGGGTataaactgtttgttttggCTGATTCCAGGACTGGTTATACTTGGAATTTTTTCATTTACCAGGGGAAGTCTGCTGTTGTTCGGGAAGAAGGTCTCGGCACCACATCAGTAATGGACCTCATGGATTTTGGACTTTTAGGAAAGGGCTACCATTTATATGTGGACAATTTCTACAGTAGTCCTTACCTATTTCAAAAACTGGCTTCAAACAGCACTGCTGCATGTGGCACCATCCGGGGAAATCTTGTGGGATTCCCCAAAACAACACTGAACAACCTTCTAAGATCTGCACAGAGGGGAGAGATGCGGTGGATCAGAAAAGACGGACTCCTATTTATCAAGTGGAAGGACACCAAGGAGGTGACGGTCTGCAGCACCTTCCACAAATCTTTCAGTGGAGCAACTGTAAAGAGGAGAGTCAAAGAGGCAGGGCACTGGGTAATGAAAGATATTTCCGTTCCTGACTCTGTGAAAGATTACAATAAATTTATGGGAGGAGTTGATCTGTCTGATGCCCTGATCCAATActactcagtcagaaacaagaCAATGAAGTGgtataagacttttttttaccattttattgacatttctgTTGTAAATAGTTTCATTATGTTCAAAATGCTTGcagaaaaaagagaggaaaaggcCATTTCCCAACGGCAATTCAGAGAGAAACTCATGGAGGAGCTCATACTGGAGTCCAAAGGAGAAACGGCTTGTCCTCAACCAAGCACATCATTTTCGGCTCAACCCGGTGCATTCAAATGCCCTGGGTCAGTTCCCAGATACTTTGGGGGAACAGCAGAGGAAAAGCGAAGGATTTGTGTGTGGTGCAAGCAGAATGGCAGTAAGAGAAAAACACCACTGTACTGTCCCAAATGTAACGTTGCCCTCTGTCTTCAGCCAGACAGAAATTGCTTTGAGGACTACCACAAAAAGTtgtag